The genomic DNA GGCAAGTTGGCGGACCCACGCGAATCCCGCGTCGCGGAGCGATTGGACGTTACCGGCAGCGTCGCCCATGGCTGCTAGTCGCGGTTGGGCGGCTCTGCGGCCGCGGCGTTGTCGTCCGGTACGGGCGCCGCGGGGAACACGAGCAGGCCGTAGGCGTCGGGCGTGTTGTCCTCGGCGGCGGCGTTGGTCCACGCCTGGGGAGCGCGGCCGGGAGAGTGCCGCTGCAGGCTGAAGGCCCACGCGCCGGTCGGCGGGGCGTCGAGGCCGAGCTCTTTGAGCGGCACGGCCGCCTCAACCGACCAACCGGATTCTCCACTCACGCTCGCGACGTACCAATTGGGGTTCCAGGCGGCGTCGCCCCAGCAGGCGTCGTGCGTCCAGCCGCGGCAGTCGACCGACAGCTCGAACGCGGTGGCGTAGTCGCGGTCGACATCCAGCCGCAGCACGACGCGGTCGTAGCCGCGGAGGTCGGCGTCACGCGGCCGCGCGGCGTCGTCCGCTGGGTAGGCCCCGCCCGGCAGCTTATCGGCGGCGACCGCCAGGTAGAGGAAGTCGTCGTCGATGGCGATCCGCACCGCGGCCCCGCCGGCGTCGGCGGCGGGCGCGGGGTCGGCTGACCCCTGCGGTCCGGTCTGCCAGAACGGCTCGTCGAGCCGCCCGTCGAGCAGCGGCCGCTCGGCGGCCCGTGTGGCCTGGAGCGTCGGCTTGGCGAGGGTGGGGCGTTTCTCCGCCAGCCAGTCCTCGGCCTGGACGCACCGCCTGAACGGCTCGGCAGTCGAGCTCTTGCCGAGCGCGGCGAGCAGCAGAGCGCCGCGCTCGGCTTGCCCCTGCTCACGCGCGGCGGCGGCCAACGCCAGCCGCAGCCGAGGGTCGGAGAACAGCACGGGCCGCGCCTGCTCGACGTAGTCGGCCAGCGTCAGCGCGCGGGCCTGGTGGTCGGCCAGCGTCAGGTGCGGCGACCACTCGTCGGCCTGGGCGGGGAGCGTGGCGGTGATGTTGGCGAGCGGCGCCTTCTTCTGCCGCTGCTCGTAGGCGGCTTGCATGTGGCAGGCGGTCTCGCTGCTGCAGTAGTAGCGGAGCATCCAGTCGATGGCGTGCTCGGCCAACGCGTGGTTCGGGTAGCGGCGGGCCAGCAGGTAGAACGTGTCGGCCGCCAGCCGCGGCTGGCCCGCGGCTCGGTAGGCGTCGGCCAGGTCGAGCATCCGCTGCGCGCCGGCGTCGGCCCCGAGCCCGCCGGTGAGCTGCAGCACGCGGTTGGCCCACTCGCTGCCCCCGGCGGTGTCGCTCAGCAGCGACTGGAAAGCGTCCTGTCCGGCGGCGACCGCCTTGAGCGCGGCGAGCCCGTTCGGGTCGGGCGGCGTGAGCGGCCGCCGGGCGTCGCCGCCGCGTTCGACCACCAGCCCGGTGAGCGGGTCGCCGTTAGCGTCCGACGGGGCGAGCCCGCCGGCCAGCGCCGTCCAACCGATCCGGGCCGGCGGCGCCGCCCGCCGGTCGGTGGTGAGGCCTTGGAATTTCTGGACCGACTGGGCGAGCGACGTCCCCAGCCGCGGGTCGAAGTCCGAGGTCGAGAAGCCGGCCCGGCTGTCGCGGCGGTGGCGGGCGACCCGCAGCACGCGTTTGGGCTTCCAGGCCGGCAGCCCGAGCTGCTGCAGCGCGGGGTCGGGCGAGCCGTCGGCGGCGGCCAGCACGGCGTT from Posidoniimonas polymericola includes the following:
- a CDS encoding YCF48-related protein yields the protein MRLTNPTRHVRCTLAARLYALAAGLTAVCLVTGPACARTAAVVDPADADAALRGVFFLDAQRGWAVGDHGVILGTEDGGRSWGRQATPVECPLSGVVFVDRRYGWAVGGVTTPFTHTSHGVLLHTDNGGYTWNVLPDPLLPRLRGVRFFSRTHGVAYGESSHASPSGVFETRDGGRHWEALHSEQAGDWLAAALPASGAGLLIGSSGEPAKINGAVVEPRTPRHAGNLRAATLDADGRGWAAGDHSLLLKTENAGESWEAVAAAGPIHWRDVTARKRRVWLVGSPGTLIASSEDDGENWRWRQTGVSTPLNAVAFADDRRGWAVGELGVILATDDGGEHWRAQRGGKLRCATLVVAPTVDAAPLELIAKVAAGEGYRTAALAAFADPTPWGPQQDRWREALTGCGASYAKLSSTLPLPRSAREASAAELQETLSGGSVDVASSQLTELVRRHLAMLRPDVVLVAPSSDRGASQLVENAVLAAADGSPDPALQQLGLPAWKPKRVLRVARHRRDSRAGFSTSDFDPRLGTSLAQSVQKFQGLTTDRRAAPPARIGWTALAGGLAPSDANGDPLTGLVVERGGDARRPLTPPDPNGLAALKAVAAGQDAFQSLLSDTAGGSEWANRVLQLTGGLGADAGAQRMLDLADAYRAAGQPRLAADTFYLLARRYPNHALAEHAIDWMLRYYCSSETACHMQAAYEQRQKKAPLANITATLPAQADEWSPHLTLADHQARALTLADYVEQARPVLFSDPRLRLALAAAAREQGQAERGALLLAALGKSSTAEPFRRCVQAEDWLAEKRPTLAKPTLQATRAAERPLLDGRLDEPFWQTGPQGSADPAPAADAGGAAVRIAIDDDFLYLAVAADKLPGGAYPADDAARPRDADLRGYDRVVLRLDVDRDYATAFELSVDCRGWTHDACWGDAAWNPNWYVASVSGESGWSVEAAVPLKELGLDAPPTGAWAFSLQRHSPGRAPQAWTNAAAEDNTPDAYGLLVFPAAPVPDDNAAAAEPPNRD